In Poecilia reticulata strain Guanapo linkage group LG17, Guppy_female_1.0+MT, whole genome shotgun sequence, the following proteins share a genomic window:
- the LOC103479529 gene encoding protein lifeguard 1 isoform X1, translated as MNLSVSAKMADQREPLIPKPPPDASSPPPYSYHDQPPPAYSAAPVRYGPHQSEAVVTGYESFRDINPEIASDTNTFVSSSFEDETVRRGFARKVFSILTLQLLFTFSVVCVFTFSSVVKEAVQNNLWAYLSSFIVFIVVAFTLSCCRSFSRRHPWNLVGLVIVTLSLSYMVGTVASFHNTTAVVITMAVTLVISLAIIVFASQTRYDFTIYYGVLLIMAVDVIMFGVICTFYYSHVASIIYGCLGALLYSLFLLVDCQLMMGKMSYRLNPEEYVNAALTIYLDIILIFLYLLGRR; from the exons ATGAATCTTTCTGTTTCAGCCAAGATGGCCGACCAAAGAGAGCCGCTCATACCCAAACCGCCTCCAGACGCGTCTTCGCCTCCGCCATACTCCTACCACGACCAGCCGCCTCCAGCTTACTCCGCAGCCCCGGTCAGGTACGGTCCGCACCAAAGTGAGGCCGTCGTCACCGGATACGAGTCTTTCCGAGACATAAACCCAGAGATCGCATCGGACACGAATACCTTTGTGTCGTCGTCGTTTGAGGATGAAACTGTGAGGCGAGGGTTTGCTAGAAAG GTGTTTAGCATCTTGACGCTCCAGCTGCTGTTCACCTTTAGCGTCGTCTGCGTGTTCACCTTCTCCAGCGTCGTGAAGGAGGCCGTGCAGAACAACTTGTGGGCCTACCTCAGCTCCTTCATCGTCTTCATCGTGGTGGCCTTCACCCTCAGCTGCTGCCGGTCCTTCAGCCGGCGTCACCCCTGGAACCTCGTGGGGCTG GTTATCGTCACCCTAAGTTTGTCTTACATGGTGGGGACTGTCGCCTCTTTCCACAACACCACCGCTGTCGTCATCACCATGGCGGTGACGCTGGTCATCTCTCTTGCCATTATCGTCTTTGCATCACAG ACTCGTTATGATTTCACTATCTATTACGGCGTCCTATTGATCATGGCTGTAGACGTCATCATGTTTGGGGTCATCTGCACCTTCTACTACTCCCACGTCGCCAGCATCATTTATGGATGTCTTGGAGCGCTGCTGTATTCTCTG TTCCTGCTGGTCGACTGTCAGCTGATGATGGGAAAGATGAGCTACCGGCTGAATCCGGAGGAATACGTCAACGCTGCTCTCACCATCTACCTGGACATAATCCTCATCTTCCTCTACCTGCTGGGGAGGAGGTGA
- the LOC103479529 gene encoding protein lifeguard 1 isoform X2 produces the protein MADQREPLIPKPPPDASSPPPYSYHDQPPPAYSAAPVRYGPHQSEAVVTGYESFRDINPEIASDTNTFVSSSFEDETVRRGFARKVFSILTLQLLFTFSVVCVFTFSSVVKEAVQNNLWAYLSSFIVFIVVAFTLSCCRSFSRRHPWNLVGLVIVTLSLSYMVGTVASFHNTTAVVITMAVTLVISLAIIVFASQTRYDFTIYYGVLLIMAVDVIMFGVICTFYYSHVASIIYGCLGALLYSLFLLVDCQLMMGKMSYRLNPEEYVNAALTIYLDIILIFLYLLGRR, from the exons ATGGCCGACCAAAGAGAGCCGCTCATACCCAAACCGCCTCCAGACGCGTCTTCGCCTCCGCCATACTCCTACCACGACCAGCCGCCTCCAGCTTACTCCGCAGCCCCGGTCAGGTACGGTCCGCACCAAAGTGAGGCCGTCGTCACCGGATACGAGTCTTTCCGAGACATAAACCCAGAGATCGCATCGGACACGAATACCTTTGTGTCGTCGTCGTTTGAGGATGAAACTGTGAGGCGAGGGTTTGCTAGAAAG GTGTTTAGCATCTTGACGCTCCAGCTGCTGTTCACCTTTAGCGTCGTCTGCGTGTTCACCTTCTCCAGCGTCGTGAAGGAGGCCGTGCAGAACAACTTGTGGGCCTACCTCAGCTCCTTCATCGTCTTCATCGTGGTGGCCTTCACCCTCAGCTGCTGCCGGTCCTTCAGCCGGCGTCACCCCTGGAACCTCGTGGGGCTG GTTATCGTCACCCTAAGTTTGTCTTACATGGTGGGGACTGTCGCCTCTTTCCACAACACCACCGCTGTCGTCATCACCATGGCGGTGACGCTGGTCATCTCTCTTGCCATTATCGTCTTTGCATCACAG ACTCGTTATGATTTCACTATCTATTACGGCGTCCTATTGATCATGGCTGTAGACGTCATCATGTTTGGGGTCATCTGCACCTTCTACTACTCCCACGTCGCCAGCATCATTTATGGATGTCTTGGAGCGCTGCTGTATTCTCTG TTCCTGCTGGTCGACTGTCAGCTGATGATGGGAAAGATGAGCTACCGGCTGAATCCGGAGGAATACGTCAACGCTGCTCTCACCATCTACCTGGACATAATCCTCATCTTCCTCTACCTGCTGGGGAGGAGGTGA